The Chitinophagaceae bacterium nucleotide sequence TCCGTATTATTGACAGTAAGGGGCAGGTTGTTTTGCAAAACAATGTCAATCAAACAACAACTCATCTTAACCTCAAACAGATTAAAGCTGGTTTATACATATTACAGTTGATGACAAATGAAGGAATGATGACGGAAAAATTCATAAAACAATAACCACTCTGAATATTCTAAAAGCCCTCTTTTCAGAGGGCTTTTTAATGGCTCTTATCCTTTCTGAAAACAGTGGATAACCGCCTTGCAGCAAGGTTTTTGGCTGCGAGACCACCCGGCTTTAAGCCCTGAAAATAATGCATACTTTGCTTGGCAGGGAGGCCCCATTCCCCTACCTTTGCAGCCCCAAATCTGTATTGGCAGATTTTCTCCGCTCCGGCGGGGAATCCGATGGGTAAACCCAATTATTAATTTTTAAATCACAAACTGTAATGAACAATTACGAAATGATGGTGATTTTTACTCCAGTTCTGTCTGACGAAGAGTTTAAGGCAGCACAAAAACGCTACACCGATTTACTCGCTGCCAATGGCGGCGAAGTGGTGTACAGCAATCCCTGGGGCTTAAAATCTCTCGCCTACCCGGTCGAGAAAAAAACAACCGGTATTTACTGGGTAATTGAATACAAAGCTGCGTCAGATTTTAACGCCAAGCTGAATATTCAACTCCACCGTGATGAGCAGGTGCTCCGTCACATGTACACTGCACTCGACAAATACGCCGTTGA carries:
- the rpsF gene encoding 30S ribosomal protein S6, translated to MNNYEMMVIFTPVLSDEEFKAAQKRYTDLLAANGGEVVYSNPWGLKSLAYPVEKKTTGIYWVIEYKAASDFNAKLNIQLHRDEQVLRHMYTALDKYAVEYNDKKKNGVPTGKQLKTEA